A window of Mytilus edulis chromosome 10, xbMytEdul2.2, whole genome shotgun sequence contains these coding sequences:
- the LOC139491325 gene encoding guanine nucleotide exchange protein smcr8b-like, whose product MLTGRTVVIIGSSHYEEEVKNLVTALKLFLPGCHRCQTSCIQWSSKAIAVTDLIEIKLIGICRHEKKSVDRMVPKAVQKYITLLDVERRVIISPVYQGSLITTILSRKKSLKAEEGYIQFIKVSLCEFSSKAFIFFHSFCLGTVGTLTSNRGSIISESDSVKKTATAFLSKLGIQDCDIDIMEYLTELVKYQHIEDHYKSLNTTGIPPRPFTRNIHPCQLHRL is encoded by the exons ATGTTAACAGGGAGGACTGTGGTAATAATTGGTTCATCACACTACGAGGAGGAAGTCAAAAATCTGGTGACTGCACTGAAACTATTTCTACCTGGTTGTCACAG ATGTCAGACTAGTTGTATCCAGTGGTCTTCGAAAGCAATAGCAGTTACAGACCTGATAGAAATAAAGCTGATTGGTATTTGTAGACACGAAAAGAAATCGGTAGACAGAATGGTTCCTAAAGCAGTTCAG aaataCATTACTTTATTGGATGTAGAAAGAAGAGTAATTATTTCACCTGTTTATCAG ggaAGTTTAATCACAACAATTTTATCAAGAAAAAAGTCACTTAAGGCAGAAGAAGGTTATATCCAGTTTATTAAAGT ATCACTTTGTGAATTTTCATCAAAAGCATTTATATTTTTCCATTCATTTTGTCTTGGTACAGTTGGAACACTAACGAG cAATAGAGGAAGTATTATAAGTGAAAGTGATTCTGTGAAGAAGACTGCAACGGCTTTCCTCAGTAAACTTGGAATACAAGACTGTGATATTGACATAATGGAG tatctTACAGAACTGGTGAAGTATCAGCACATAGAGGATCACTACAAGAGTTTAAACACAACTG GGATTCCACCAAGACCTTTTACCAGAAACATTCATCCATGCCAGCTACACAGATTATAA